The nucleotide sequence GATTTTCCATGAGCACCTTCTTTCAGCAAACCGCACAAGCCATGATTGCCAAACACATTGACCGCTTCCCACTATTGAAGTTGGATCAGGTGATTGATTGGCAACCGATCGAACAGTACCTGAACCGTCAAAGAACCCGTTATCTCCGAGACCACCGCGACCGTCCCGCCTATCCCCTGTTGTCCATGTTCAAAGCCGTCCTGCTCGGACAATGGCACAGCCTCTCCGATCCCGAACTCGAACACAGCCTCATCACCCGCATCGATTTCAACCTGTTTTGCCGTTTTGACGAACTGAGCATCCCCGATTACAGCACCTTATGCCGCTACCGAAACTGGCTGGCGCAAGACGACACCCTGTCCGAATTGCTGGAACTGATTAACCGCCAACTGACCGAAAAAGGCCTAAAAATAGAGAAAGCATCCGCCGCCGTCATTGACGCCACCATTATTCAGACCGCCGGCAGCAAACAGCGTCAGGCCATAGAAGTCGATGAGGAAGGACAAGTCAGTGGACAAACCACACCGAGTAAGGACAAAGATGCCCGCTGGACAAAGAAAAACGGCCTCTACAGACTCGGTTACAAACAACATACCCGTACCGATGAGGAAGGCTATATCGAGAAACTGTACATCACTCCCGCCAATACCCATGAGTGCAACCACCTGTTGCCTTTGCTGGAGGGCATTGCCGAAGGCACGACCGTCTATGCCGACAAAGGCTACGACAGTAAGGAAAACCGGCAACATCTGAAAGACCATCAGTTGCTGGACGGCATTATGCGCAAAGCCCACCGCAACCGTCCGCTGACGGAAGCGCAAACCAAACGCAACCGATATTTGTCGAAAACCCGTTATGTGGTCGAACAAAGCTTCGGTACGCTGCACCGTAAATTCCGCTACGCCCGGGCA is from Neisseria sicca and encodes:
- a CDS encoding IS5 family transposase, with the translated sequence MSTFFQQTAQAMIAKHIDRFPLLKLDQVIDWQPIEQYLNRQRTRYLRDHRDRPAYPLLSMFKAVLLGQWHSLSDPELEHSLITRIDFNLFCRFDELSIPDYSTLCRYRNWLAQDDTLSELLELINRQLTEKGLKIEKASAAVIDATIIQTAGSKQRQAIEVDEEGQVSGQTTPSKDKDARWTKKNGLYRLGYKQHTRTDEEGYIEKLYITPANTHECNHLLPLLEGIAEGTTVYADKGYDSKENRQHLKDHQLLDGIMRKAHRNRPLTEAQTKRNRYLSKTRYVVEQSFGTLHRKFRYARAAYFGLIKVSAQSHLKAMCLNLLKAANRLSVSVAA